Proteins found in one Pocillopora verrucosa isolate sample1 chromosome 12, ASM3666991v2, whole genome shotgun sequence genomic segment:
- the LOC131796343 gene encoding uncharacterized protein isoform X1 gives MSRLQKDSTIPSVASMSLEDQESRTLKVTLLSSEWRSSTDGDLSTINRELAIQLAKHPHVDVSILLPNCSREDRSSAESHNVKLIEAVEIPGVEPVLCLLYPPIHHTMHCVIGHGVQLGRLVPFIKRNPNYSHCKWIQVVHSVPEEDGMYKNISEGEKRQKTEIQLCKMADQVITIGPKLTETYKRYLCSVKQEEKVFDLTPSIFSEFLEVRQATEERRKFCILVIGSGDSCEDFNVKGYDIAAKAIARLKDESYQLKFVCPAGGKGDSVAKKLLRRGISRNQLIVRSFDDSRKVLADLFCEVDLAIMPSRTEGFGTTALEALSAGLPVLVSGNSGLGEALKKVPLGSQSVVDSEDPKGWAREIKRIRQKEREVRLSESRFLREKYLEKYSWEEPCKSLVIKMRNLLFGGSEQVIRSLQQWQQNASSCKISSNTDPLSDFKRKGYRISNNPGSGNCMFYALSEQLEVVKRVKIHHFELRQSLVQYLREHPKLVDGTDLFHFVDRHTTWDGYLTDMEQDGTWGDHVILWAAANCYQIAIHVISSLPGHSEVIINPDCSFDQSKLLVLGHVHEVHYVSLQPLQDAVAKKSRQVSNEKVTRSSSSVVTQSVKRPRGKFHHAVVNKSRQSSNKEVKQSSSSVATQSVKRLNDSVLKKSRQASNEKVKRRSSSVATQSEKRLKDAAVNKSRQALNEKVKRRSSSVATQSVKRRIGSDHCLIVEHLEGEYIRRSNVKPLLWDSDIQLPIDEVYTRLQMKWRKKAYFQLTEKEVHMYEVFKPAREGEKGARMVLVEGNPGIGKTTFCLKIASDWAKKLVPVEFHFPMFQLLFLLKCCDIHEDTKDIVQAIDEQLLNDDINNKEEFLDYIRDGKNQDEILLILDGLDELPKASENVVNRLFRRKVFSRCFILATSREEKGIDVRRRYDFDTLLQIKGFTSEDATDYIRKHFKSVDPQNLSKSERLIETVQTNTHLSVLRSNPLNLLLLCVVFEDFEGELPSNRTKLYQIIFRCLLRRYCSRNGLNVHRNADEALENQFKKSLLVLGELAWNCLREDRRSFSEEELDKLEHSRTRVRRFPAIKLGLVFMEASSRPSQEPRHQCHFLHKTFQEFLAAFYLANHLSRRRLNLTDHSVFRKESMLGRYRQVFFFLAGILGMERRVFFKEVVTILREDFVWCYSHRECEFFLELFQESGAADDLGKVACSLIPLPNVLKLNQKQLSWLKLIRYVYEGAILEGDVASVQLTKLSLSGVQFFSKDNVNDLHGILGSSQTLTELVIGNIENMSPGVADLFAESLSSSTSLRTATLRLFDVSTERFASNFSTLLSTLSQLECLSLEVFGVLNNTAAQAVKALFKSSLISLAFIVHGDQDDRLMSIVSEGLAEETAVESLSFVVYERVSNPGIAALQKGILQNRTLHSLELKVYGDIPGAWMAAVAIVLAAKKSWKSLVIHPNVCGKIKYEAGLLPYPILGDAPLKSLTVNVCGELSVHSLKALTDFFKESSPLSGLHLNVRSKQSNEVVDCLVDYFLANSSLPSRSIIYLSGEITGYEGTALQRLDLEHSVSVYSNGLDEDHFPSGFHTLANFSSASDTFLVDGKTATYFEVITLLSRASTTMFNLTVNLHADAREDWAKGVGNGLANSRSLTTFSLTVNSPVDVMGNWARDVGDGLAKSTSLTTFILTVKNYVDAMGNWASDVGDCLAKSTSLTTFSLTVNDYVDVMGNWTSGVGNGLAKSTSLTTFSLTVNNYVDAMGDWASGVGNGLANNRSLTSFSLTVNNHAGEKGHWMKDISEGLAENGSLTTIRVAFSLYGEDRIRQTFR, from the exons ATGTCAAGGCTACAAAAG gaTTCCACCATTCCTAGTGTAGCCTCTATGTCACTGGAAGACCAGGAGAGTAGGACACTGAAAGTCACTTTGCTAAGTAGTGAGTGGAGATCATCAACTGATGGGGACTTGTCAACCATCAACCGAGAGCTGGCCATCCAGTTAGCTAAACACCCCCATGTGGATGTTAGTATCTTGCTTCCAAATTGCAGTAGAGAGGACAGGAGCAGTGCTGAAAGTCACAATGTGAAGCTCATTGAAGCAGTTGAAATTCCTGGTGTAGAGCCAGTTCTTTGCCTGTTATATCCTCCAATACACCATACAATGCACTGTGTGATTGGTCATGGAGTTCAACTTGGCCGACTAGTTCCATTCATCAAGAGAAATCCAAATTACAGTCATTGTAAATGGATTCAAGTTGTTCACTCTGTTCCTGAAGAAGATGGaatgtacaaaaacatttcagaaggagaaaaaagacaaaaaacagaaatccAACTCTGTAAAATGGCTGATCAAGTTATCACAATCGGACCCAAGCTGACAGAAACTTACAAGCGTTATCTTTGTTCAGTTAAACAAGAAGAAAAGGTTTTTGACCTTACTCCcagcattttctctgaatttttggaAGTGAGGCAAGCcactgaagaaagaagaaaattctgtATTCTTGTTATTGGAAGTGGTGACAgctgtgaagatttcaatgtCAAAGGGTACGATATAGCTGCCAAAGCAATTGCTAGGTTGAAAGATGAATCCTACCAACTCAAGTTTGTCTGCCCAGCTGGAGGAAAAGGTGATAGTGTAGCAAAAAAGTTGCTCCGACGTGGCATTAGTCGTAATCAGCTTATTGTTCGCAGCTTTGATGATAGCAGAAAAGTGCTGGCTGACTTATTCTGTGAAGTGGATCTTGCAATAATGCCATCCAGGACAGAAGGTTTTGGAACAACAGCTCTGGAAGCATTATCTGCTGGTCTGCctgtacttgtcagtggtaatTCAGGACTTGGAGAAGCTCTGAAGAAAGTGCCTTTAGGCTCACAGAGTGTGGTAGACTCTGAAGATCCTAAAGGCTGGGCTAGAGAAATCAAGCGTATTCgtcagaaagagagagaagtgcGACTTTCAGAGTCAAGATTTCTACGTGAAAAGTATTTGGAGAAGTATAGCTGGGAGGAGCCTTGTAAGAGTCTTGTGATAAAGATGAGGAACCTTCTCTTTG gtgGGAGTGAACAAGTCATCCGTAGTCTTCAACAGTGGCAACAGAATGCCAGTAGTTGTAAGATCAGCAGCAATACAGACCCACTCTCAGACTTTAAGAGAAAGGGCTATAGAATTTCTAACAATCCAGGGTCAGGAAATTGTATGTTTTATGCCTTGTCAGAGCAACTGGAGGTTGTCAAAAGAGTAAAGATCCATCATTTTGAATTAAGGCAGTCCTTAGTTCAGTATCTAAGAGAGCACCCAAAACTG GTGGATGGAACAGATCTGTTTCACTTTGTTGATAGACACACAACATGGGATGGTTACTTAACAGACATGGAACAAGATGGCACTTGGGGTGATCATGTGATTCTCTGGGCTGCAGCAAACTGTTATCAAATAGCCATTCATGTGATTAGTAGTCTTCCAGGCCACAGTGAGGTAATTATCAACCCAGATTGTTCATTTGACCAAAGCAAGCTTCTTGTACTGGGACATGTCCATGAAGTACACTATGTCAGCCTTCAGCCCTTGCAAG ATGCTGTAGCAAAGAAGTCCAGGCaagtttcaaatgaaaaggttacaCGAAGTTCGTCCTCTGTTGTAACTCAGTCTGTGAAGCGCCCTAGAGGTAAATTTCATC atgccgTAGTAAACAAGTCCAGGCAATCTTCAAATAAAGAGGTTAAACAAAGTTCGTCTTCCGTTGCCACTCAGTCTGTGAAGCGCCTTAATG attctgtattaaagaagtccaggcaagcttcaaatgaaaaggttaaacgaCGTTCGTCCTCCGTTGCCACTCAATCTGAGAAGCGCCTCAAAG atgccgcggtaaacaagtccaggcaagctttaaatgaaaaggttaaacgaCGTTCGTCCTCTGTTGCCACTCAATCTGTGAAGCGCCGTAtag GTTCCGATCATTGTCTAATTGTGGAACACCTTGAAGGTGAATACATCAGACGCTCCAATGTAAAACCACTGCTGTGGGATAGCGACATCCAACTACCTATTGATGAAGTCTACACAAGGTTGCaaatgaaatggagaaagaagGCGTACTTTCAGCTAACAGAGAAGGAGGTTCACatgtatgaagttttcaagccTGCTAGGGAGGGTGAAAAGGGCGCCAGAATGGTACTTGTAGAAGGAAACCCTGGGATTGGGAAGACTACGTTTTGCCTTAAAATTGCAAGTGATTGGGCCAAAAAATTAGTACCAGTAGAGTTTCACTTCCCCATGTTTCAGTTGTTGTTTCTTCTGAAATGCTGTGATATTCACGAAGATACTAAAGACATAGTACAAGCCATCGATGAGCAACTTCTGAATGATGACATTAACAATAAGGAAGAATTTTTGGATTACATCAGAGATGGTAAGAATCAGGACGAGATTCTTTTAATTCTGGATGGTCTTGATGAGTTACCAAAAGCATCAGAAAATGTCGTAAATAGGCTATTTAGAAGAAAAGTTTTCTCGCGCTGTTTTATTTTGGCCACCTCAcgcgaagaaaaaggaatcgATGTCCGGCGGCGCTATGACTTTGATACACTTTTGCAGATTAAAGGGTTCACCTCAGAGGACGCTACAGATTACATcagaaagcattttaaaagcGTTGATccacaaaatttgtcaaaaagcGAGAGGCTCATTGAAACTGTTCAAACAAATACTCACCTAAGTGTGCTAAGGAGCAATCCGTTGAATCTACTTCTCTTGTGCGTTGTCtttgaagactttgaagggGAACTACCATCTAATCGCACTAAGCTTTATCAGATTATTTTTCGATGCTTGTTGAGGCGATATTGCTCCCGAAATGGCTTGAACGTTCATCGGAATGCCGACGAAGCCCTAgagaatcaatttaaaaagtcCCTACTTGTGCTAGGGGAGTTAGCGTGGAATTGTCTTCGAGAAGACCGCCGTTCGTTTTCGGAAGAGGAACTGGACAAGTTAGAACATTCGAGGACCCGTGTGAGAAGATTTCCAGCTATCAAATTGGGCCTTGTTTTCATGGAAGCCAGTTCAAGGCCAAGTCAGGAACCAAGACATCAGTgtcattttcttcacaaaacatttcaagagtttttaGCTGCCTTTTACCTAGCCAACCACTTGTCAAGGAGACGACTTAACCTTACTGATCATTCTGTTTTCCGCAAGGAAAGTATGTTAGGTAGATACAgacaagtatttttctttttagctgGCATATTAGGCATGGAAAGACGGGTGTTTTTCAAAGAGGTTGTAACGATTTTAAGAGAAGACTTCGTGTGGTGCTACTCGCACCGAGAGTGTGAGTTCTTTCTTGAGCTTTTTCAAGAGAGTGGTGCTGCAGATGATTTAGGCAAAGTTGCGTGCTCCCTTATTCCATTACcaaatgttttgaagttaaATCAGAAACAGCTGTCTTGGTTGAAACTTATACGATATGTGTACGAAGGCGCCATACTCGAAGGTGATGTGGCATCAGTGCAGCTTACTAAACTGAGCCTGTCGGGCGTGCAGTTTTTCAGTAAAGACAATGTGAACGATCTCCATGGAATTCTCGGAAGCAGTCAAACTCTCACAGAGCTTGTCATTGGTAATATCGAGAACATGTCCCCTGGAGTTGCAGATCTGTTCGCTGAGAGTTTGTCGTCAAGCACTTCACTAAGAACAGCTACGCTACGACTGTTTGACGTGAGTACTGAGAGGTTCGCCAGTAATTTTAGCACCTTGCTATCGACTCTCTCGCAATTGGAATGTCTTTCGCTTGAAGTCTTTGGTGTTCTGAACAACACTGCTGCACAAGCCGTGAAAGCGTTATTCAAATCATCGCTAATTTCTCTCGCCTTCATTGTTCATGGGGATCAGGATGACCGTTTAATGTCGATTGTTAGTGAAGGACTTGCAGAGGAAACCGCAGTGGAGTCTCttagttttgttgtttatgAAAGAGTTAGTAACCCTGGAATCGCAGCACTGCAGAAAGGTATTCTGCAAAATAGAACTTTGCACTCTTTAGAGTTAAAGGTTTACGGAGATATCCCAGGAGCGTGGATGGCAGCTGTTGCTATCGTACTGGCAGCCAAGAAATCATGGAAGTCTCTTGTTATTCATCCAAATGTATGCGGGAAAATTAAATATGAAGCAGGTTTGCTGCCCTATCCTATTCTAGGTGATGCCCCACTAAAGTCATTAACCGTGAACGTCTGTGGTGAACTGAGCGTTCACAGCTTAAAAGCCCTTacagatttttttaaggaaagttCGCCACTATCTGGTTTGCACTTGAATGTCCGAAGTAAACAAAGCAATGAAGTCGTGGATTGTCTGGTAGACTATTTTCTGGCGAACAGCTCACTACCCTCACGCAGTATTATTTACCTTAGTGGTGAAATCACAGGCTATGAAGGAACTGCTCTTCAGAGATTAGATCTAGAACATTCTGTCTCAGTGTACTCGAATGGTCTTGATGAGGATCACTTTCCAAGTGGTTTTCATACTCTCGCCAATTTTTCGTCAGCGTCGGACACGTTTTTAGTTGACGGGAAAACTGCCACATACTTTGAGGTCATTACACTATTAAGCCGTGCGTCAACAACCATGTTCAATCTCACAGTTAATCTTCACGCTGATGCGAGGGAAGACTGGGCAAAGGGTGTGGGTAATGGcttggcgaacagcagatcattaactacattcagtctcacagttaacagtCCCGTTGACGTGATGGGAAACTGGGCCAGAGATGTGGGTGATGGCTTGGCGAAAAGCACATCATTGACTACATTCATTCTCACAGTTAAAAATTACGTTGACGCGATGGGAAACTGGGCCAGCGATGTGGGTGATTGCTTGGCGAAAAGCACATCAttgactacattcagtctcacagttaacgATTACGTTGACGTGATGGGAAACTGGACCAGTGGTGTGGGTAATGGCTTGGCGAAAAGCACATCAttgactacattcagtctcacagttaacaattacgTTGACGCGATGGGAGACTGGGCCAGTGGTGTGGGTAATGGCTTGGCGAACAACAGATCATTAACTTCgttcagtctcacagttaacaatcacgcGGGTGAAAAGGGACACTGGATGAAGGATATAAGCGAGGGCTTGGCAGAGAACGGTTCTTTAACGACGATAAGAGTTGCATTTAGCTTGTACGGTGAGGACAGAATTCGCCAAACGTTTAGGTAG
- the LOC131796343 gene encoding uncharacterized protein isoform X2, with product MSRLQKDSTIPSVASMSLEDQESRTLKVTLLSSEWRSSTDGDLSTINRELAIQLAKHPHVDVSILLPNCSREDRSSAESHNVKLIEAVEIPGVEPVLCLLYPPIHHTMHCVIGHGVQLGRLVPFIKRNPNYSHCKWIQVVHSVPEEDGMYKNISEGEKRQKTEIQLCKMADQVITIGPKLTETYKRYLCSVKQEEKVFDLTPSIFSEFLEVRQATEERRKFCILVIGSGDSCEDFNVKGYDIAAKAIARLKDESYQLKFVCPAGGKGDSVAKKLLRRGISRNQLIVRSFDDSRKVLADLFCEVDLAIMPSRTEGFGTTALEALSAGLPVLVSGNSGLGEALKKVPLGSQSVVDSEDPKGWAREIKRIRQKEREVRLSESRFLREKYLEKYSWEEPCKSLVIKMRNLLFGGSEQVIRSLQQWQQNASSCKISSNTDPLSDFKRKGYRISNNPGSGNCMFYALSEQLEVVKRVKIHHFELRQSLVQYLREHPKLVDGTDLFHFVDRHTTWDGYLTDMEQDGTWGDHVILWAAANCYQIAIHVISSLPGHSEVIINPDCSFDQSKLLVLGHVHEVHYVSLQPLQDAVAKKSRQVSNEKVTRSSSSVVTQSVKRPRDAVVNKSRQSSNKEVKQSSSSVATQSVKRLNDSVLKKSRQASNEKVKRRSSSVATQSEKRLKDAAVNKSRQALNEKVKRRSSSVATQSVKRRIGSDHCLIVEHLEGEYIRRSNVKPLLWDSDIQLPIDEVYTRLQMKWRKKAYFQLTEKEVHMYEVFKPAREGEKGARMVLVEGNPGIGKTTFCLKIASDWAKKLVPVEFHFPMFQLLFLLKCCDIHEDTKDIVQAIDEQLLNDDINNKEEFLDYIRDGKNQDEILLILDGLDELPKASENVVNRLFRRKVFSRCFILATSREEKGIDVRRRYDFDTLLQIKGFTSEDATDYIRKHFKSVDPQNLSKSERLIETVQTNTHLSVLRSNPLNLLLLCVVFEDFEGELPSNRTKLYQIIFRCLLRRYCSRNGLNVHRNADEALENQFKKSLLVLGELAWNCLREDRRSFSEEELDKLEHSRTRVRRFPAIKLGLVFMEASSRPSQEPRHQCHFLHKTFQEFLAAFYLANHLSRRRLNLTDHSVFRKESMLGRYRQVFFFLAGILGMERRVFFKEVVTILREDFVWCYSHRECEFFLELFQESGAADDLGKVACSLIPLPNVLKLNQKQLSWLKLIRYVYEGAILEGDVASVQLTKLSLSGVQFFSKDNVNDLHGILGSSQTLTELVIGNIENMSPGVADLFAESLSSSTSLRTATLRLFDVSTERFASNFSTLLSTLSQLECLSLEVFGVLNNTAAQAVKALFKSSLISLAFIVHGDQDDRLMSIVSEGLAEETAVESLSFVVYERVSNPGIAALQKGILQNRTLHSLELKVYGDIPGAWMAAVAIVLAAKKSWKSLVIHPNVCGKIKYEAGLLPYPILGDAPLKSLTVNVCGELSVHSLKALTDFFKESSPLSGLHLNVRSKQSNEVVDCLVDYFLANSSLPSRSIIYLSGEITGYEGTALQRLDLEHSVSVYSNGLDEDHFPSGFHTLANFSSASDTFLVDGKTATYFEVITLLSRASTTMFNLTVNLHADAREDWAKGVGNGLANSRSLTTFSLTVNSPVDVMGNWARDVGDGLAKSTSLTTFILTVKNYVDAMGNWASDVGDCLAKSTSLTTFSLTVNDYVDVMGNWTSGVGNGLAKSTSLTTFSLTVNNYVDAMGDWASGVGNGLANNRSLTSFSLTVNNHAGEKGHWMKDISEGLAENGSLTTIRVAFSLYGEDRIRQTFR from the exons ATGTCAAGGCTACAAAAG gaTTCCACCATTCCTAGTGTAGCCTCTATGTCACTGGAAGACCAGGAGAGTAGGACACTGAAAGTCACTTTGCTAAGTAGTGAGTGGAGATCATCAACTGATGGGGACTTGTCAACCATCAACCGAGAGCTGGCCATCCAGTTAGCTAAACACCCCCATGTGGATGTTAGTATCTTGCTTCCAAATTGCAGTAGAGAGGACAGGAGCAGTGCTGAAAGTCACAATGTGAAGCTCATTGAAGCAGTTGAAATTCCTGGTGTAGAGCCAGTTCTTTGCCTGTTATATCCTCCAATACACCATACAATGCACTGTGTGATTGGTCATGGAGTTCAACTTGGCCGACTAGTTCCATTCATCAAGAGAAATCCAAATTACAGTCATTGTAAATGGATTCAAGTTGTTCACTCTGTTCCTGAAGAAGATGGaatgtacaaaaacatttcagaaggagaaaaaagacaaaaaacagaaatccAACTCTGTAAAATGGCTGATCAAGTTATCACAATCGGACCCAAGCTGACAGAAACTTACAAGCGTTATCTTTGTTCAGTTAAACAAGAAGAAAAGGTTTTTGACCTTACTCCcagcattttctctgaatttttggaAGTGAGGCAAGCcactgaagaaagaagaaaattctgtATTCTTGTTATTGGAAGTGGTGACAgctgtgaagatttcaatgtCAAAGGGTACGATATAGCTGCCAAAGCAATTGCTAGGTTGAAAGATGAATCCTACCAACTCAAGTTTGTCTGCCCAGCTGGAGGAAAAGGTGATAGTGTAGCAAAAAAGTTGCTCCGACGTGGCATTAGTCGTAATCAGCTTATTGTTCGCAGCTTTGATGATAGCAGAAAAGTGCTGGCTGACTTATTCTGTGAAGTGGATCTTGCAATAATGCCATCCAGGACAGAAGGTTTTGGAACAACAGCTCTGGAAGCATTATCTGCTGGTCTGCctgtacttgtcagtggtaatTCAGGACTTGGAGAAGCTCTGAAGAAAGTGCCTTTAGGCTCACAGAGTGTGGTAGACTCTGAAGATCCTAAAGGCTGGGCTAGAGAAATCAAGCGTATTCgtcagaaagagagagaagtgcGACTTTCAGAGTCAAGATTTCTACGTGAAAAGTATTTGGAGAAGTATAGCTGGGAGGAGCCTTGTAAGAGTCTTGTGATAAAGATGAGGAACCTTCTCTTTG gtgGGAGTGAACAAGTCATCCGTAGTCTTCAACAGTGGCAACAGAATGCCAGTAGTTGTAAGATCAGCAGCAATACAGACCCACTCTCAGACTTTAAGAGAAAGGGCTATAGAATTTCTAACAATCCAGGGTCAGGAAATTGTATGTTTTATGCCTTGTCAGAGCAACTGGAGGTTGTCAAAAGAGTAAAGATCCATCATTTTGAATTAAGGCAGTCCTTAGTTCAGTATCTAAGAGAGCACCCAAAACTG GTGGATGGAACAGATCTGTTTCACTTTGTTGATAGACACACAACATGGGATGGTTACTTAACAGACATGGAACAAGATGGCACTTGGGGTGATCATGTGATTCTCTGGGCTGCAGCAAACTGTTATCAAATAGCCATTCATGTGATTAGTAGTCTTCCAGGCCACAGTGAGGTAATTATCAACCCAGATTGTTCATTTGACCAAAGCAAGCTTCTTGTACTGGGACATGTCCATGAAGTACACTATGTCAGCCTTCAGCCCTTGCAAG ATGCTGTAGCAAAGAAGTCCAGGCaagtttcaaatgaaaaggttacaCGAAGTTCGTCCTCTGTTGTAACTCAGTCTGTGAAGCGCCCTAGAG atgccgTAGTAAACAAGTCCAGGCAATCTTCAAATAAAGAGGTTAAACAAAGTTCGTCTTCCGTTGCCACTCAGTCTGTGAAGCGCCTTAATG attctgtattaaagaagtccaggcaagcttcaaatgaaaaggttaaacgaCGTTCGTCCTCCGTTGCCACTCAATCTGAGAAGCGCCTCAAAG atgccgcggtaaacaagtccaggcaagctttaaatgaaaaggttaaacgaCGTTCGTCCTCTGTTGCCACTCAATCTGTGAAGCGCCGTAtag GTTCCGATCATTGTCTAATTGTGGAACACCTTGAAGGTGAATACATCAGACGCTCCAATGTAAAACCACTGCTGTGGGATAGCGACATCCAACTACCTATTGATGAAGTCTACACAAGGTTGCaaatgaaatggagaaagaagGCGTACTTTCAGCTAACAGAGAAGGAGGTTCACatgtatgaagttttcaagccTGCTAGGGAGGGTGAAAAGGGCGCCAGAATGGTACTTGTAGAAGGAAACCCTGGGATTGGGAAGACTACGTTTTGCCTTAAAATTGCAAGTGATTGGGCCAAAAAATTAGTACCAGTAGAGTTTCACTTCCCCATGTTTCAGTTGTTGTTTCTTCTGAAATGCTGTGATATTCACGAAGATACTAAAGACATAGTACAAGCCATCGATGAGCAACTTCTGAATGATGACATTAACAATAAGGAAGAATTTTTGGATTACATCAGAGATGGTAAGAATCAGGACGAGATTCTTTTAATTCTGGATGGTCTTGATGAGTTACCAAAAGCATCAGAAAATGTCGTAAATAGGCTATTTAGAAGAAAAGTTTTCTCGCGCTGTTTTATTTTGGCCACCTCAcgcgaagaaaaaggaatcgATGTCCGGCGGCGCTATGACTTTGATACACTTTTGCAGATTAAAGGGTTCACCTCAGAGGACGCTACAGATTACATcagaaagcattttaaaagcGTTGATccacaaaatttgtcaaaaagcGAGAGGCTCATTGAAACTGTTCAAACAAATACTCACCTAAGTGTGCTAAGGAGCAATCCGTTGAATCTACTTCTCTTGTGCGTTGTCtttgaagactttgaagggGAACTACCATCTAATCGCACTAAGCTTTATCAGATTATTTTTCGATGCTTGTTGAGGCGATATTGCTCCCGAAATGGCTTGAACGTTCATCGGAATGCCGACGAAGCCCTAgagaatcaatttaaaaagtcCCTACTTGTGCTAGGGGAGTTAGCGTGGAATTGTCTTCGAGAAGACCGCCGTTCGTTTTCGGAAGAGGAACTGGACAAGTTAGAACATTCGAGGACCCGTGTGAGAAGATTTCCAGCTATCAAATTGGGCCTTGTTTTCATGGAAGCCAGTTCAAGGCCAAGTCAGGAACCAAGACATCAGTgtcattttcttcacaaaacatttcaagagtttttaGCTGCCTTTTACCTAGCCAACCACTTGTCAAGGAGACGACTTAACCTTACTGATCATTCTGTTTTCCGCAAGGAAAGTATGTTAGGTAGATACAgacaagtatttttctttttagctgGCATATTAGGCATGGAAAGACGGGTGTTTTTCAAAGAGGTTGTAACGATTTTAAGAGAAGACTTCGTGTGGTGCTACTCGCACCGAGAGTGTGAGTTCTTTCTTGAGCTTTTTCAAGAGAGTGGTGCTGCAGATGATTTAGGCAAAGTTGCGTGCTCCCTTATTCCATTACcaaatgttttgaagttaaATCAGAAACAGCTGTCTTGGTTGAAACTTATACGATATGTGTACGAAGGCGCCATACTCGAAGGTGATGTGGCATCAGTGCAGCTTACTAAACTGAGCCTGTCGGGCGTGCAGTTTTTCAGTAAAGACAATGTGAACGATCTCCATGGAATTCTCGGAAGCAGTCAAACTCTCACAGAGCTTGTCATTGGTAATATCGAGAACATGTCCCCTGGAGTTGCAGATCTGTTCGCTGAGAGTTTGTCGTCAAGCACTTCACTAAGAACAGCTACGCTACGACTGTTTGACGTGAGTACTGAGAGGTTCGCCAGTAATTTTAGCACCTTGCTATCGACTCTCTCGCAATTGGAATGTCTTTCGCTTGAAGTCTTTGGTGTTCTGAACAACACTGCTGCACAAGCCGTGAAAGCGTTATTCAAATCATCGCTAATTTCTCTCGCCTTCATTGTTCATGGGGATCAGGATGACCGTTTAATGTCGATTGTTAGTGAAGGACTTGCAGAGGAAACCGCAGTGGAGTCTCttagttttgttgtttatgAAAGAGTTAGTAACCCTGGAATCGCAGCACTGCAGAAAGGTATTCTGCAAAATAGAACTTTGCACTCTTTAGAGTTAAAGGTTTACGGAGATATCCCAGGAGCGTGGATGGCAGCTGTTGCTATCGTACTGGCAGCCAAGAAATCATGGAAGTCTCTTGTTATTCATCCAAATGTATGCGGGAAAATTAAATATGAAGCAGGTTTGCTGCCCTATCCTATTCTAGGTGATGCCCCACTAAAGTCATTAACCGTGAACGTCTGTGGTGAACTGAGCGTTCACAGCTTAAAAGCCCTTacagatttttttaaggaaagttCGCCACTATCTGGTTTGCACTTGAATGTCCGAAGTAAACAAAGCAATGAAGTCGTGGATTGTCTGGTAGACTATTTTCTGGCGAACAGCTCACTACCCTCACGCAGTATTATTTACCTTAGTGGTGAAATCACAGGCTATGAAGGAACTGCTCTTCAGAGATTAGATCTAGAACATTCTGTCTCAGTGTACTCGAATGGTCTTGATGAGGATCACTTTCCAAGTGGTTTTCATACTCTCGCCAATTTTTCGTCAGCGTCGGACACGTTTTTAGTTGACGGGAAAACTGCCACATACTTTGAGGTCATTACACTATTAAGCCGTGCGTCAACAACCATGTTCAATCTCACAGTTAATCTTCACGCTGATGCGAGGGAAGACTGGGCAAAGGGTGTGGGTAATGGcttggcgaacagcagatcattaactacattcagtctcacagttaacagtCCCGTTGACGTGATGGGAAACTGGGCCAGAGATGTGGGTGATGGCTTGGCGAAAAGCACATCATTGACTACATTCATTCTCACAGTTAAAAATTACGTTGACGCGATGGGAAACTGGGCCAGCGATGTGGGTGATTGCTTGGCGAAAAGCACATCAttgactacattcagtctcacagttaacgATTACGTTGACGTGATGGGAAACTGGACCAGTGGTGTGGGTAATGGCTTGGCGAAAAGCACATCAttgactacattcagtctcacagttaacaattacgTTGACGCGATGGGAGACTGGGCCAGTGGTGTGGGTAATGGCTTGGCGAACAACAGATCATTAACTTCgttcagtctcacagttaacaatcacgcGGGTGAAAAGGGACACTGGATGAAGGATATAAGCGAGGGCTTGGCAGAGAACGGTTCTTTAACGACGATAAGAGTTGCATTTAGCTTGTACGGTGAGGACAGAATTCGCCAAACGTTTAGGTAG